The nucleotide sequence AGCGGAACCTGTCGGCGACCCGGGGCAGGACCGTGAACTGATGCAGCGTGTACTCCATCTCATAGTCGGAATGGGCGTAGACCCCGTCGAGGGGCACCACCACCGTGTAGCCGTAGGCGCGCGCGGCCGTGGTGGCGGTGTAGAGCAATGCGAAGTTCGCCGCGCCGCCCAGGAACACCAGCGTGTCCGTCCCCCAACCTTCCAGCAACTCCCGCAGGCCGCCGCCGAGGAACTTGTCGTAGCCGTTGGGATACAGGACCGGTTCGTTGTCCCGGCGCGCCAGGGCTCCGGCCACCGCGCCGGCCGGCGTGTCCTTCTCCCACACCACCACGGTAAAGACCACCGGCACCGATGCCGCCCGGGCCTTGTCGAGGAAGACGCCGGCCGGCCGTATCAGCGGTTGAGCCGGCTGGGACGCCTCCTCGGCCTTGGTGTTGAGGTCGAGCACCACCACCGCGGCGCTCCCCGCATCCAGGACCAGCGGTTCCCCCGTCACCCGGTTCGGCGCGGCGCGCTGCGCCGGCCGTTCCTCGTCCACGATCACCGTCGCATCCAGCGACAGGCCGCAGCCCGGGCAATAGCGTTCATCGAGCACGGCGCGGCCTTCCATGATCTCGTGGAACGGCCCCATGCGGCCGGGCGGCAGCAGCCGCTTCACGCAAGCCTCGCGCCAGTCCTCGGCGGCACTGCACAGCCGGTGGCCGCAGGCGGCGCACCGGACCCATTCGCCGCCCTGCTCCTCCACCACCTCGAGGTTTTCCCGCAGCGGCCGGCTCACGCCCCCCCTCCCCGGTTCTCCAGCAGACGCCGCCGCCGGAGGTCGCTGGTGGCCTGAACGTCCACGGTGAGGGAATCCGCATCGACGACCACGCCGTAGACGCCGCGGGCGGTCTCCGCCGACACCAGCTCGTCCTCCACGTCCTTCAACACCGCCGCCGGATCCCGGTCCAGCGGACAGCCGTAGCCCCCGCCCATGCCGAGGGTGTAGTAGAGGACGTCGTCCCGCCTGAGCTCGAAGCTCGCGTAGGGCAGCACCCGCGGCGTACCGCCGAGCTCGTCGAGGGCCTGCGGCACCCGGTCCGCGCCCAGCATCTCACCCAGCGTGGTCCCTCCCAGGTGCACCAGAATGCTCGGCGCCCCCGGGTAGCCCCCGAAAATGCCGCGGCCGCCGTTGACGAGGCCGGCCACGCCGAAGGCCACGCCCTCGATCTTGCCGTTGGGCGCCTTGTGCACCGAGAACGCCATTTCCGCCCCGGTGCCGCCGCGGAACCGGCCGGCCCCCTGCTGGTCCCTGGCGTGGCGCCGGAACAGGAACAGCATCGGGCAGTTGGCCTCCAGCCACTCCACGTTGGGACAGGTCATGAAGTCAAGCTTGGTGGTGTCGACCCCGTCCATGGTGGCGCGGGCGCCGCTGCCGCTCAGCGGCGACATGGCCAGGCTCGTCGAATAGAACATGCCGTGCTGGTTGACCCCCGAGGTCCGCACCCGGCGCCCGCCCCAGATGCGCACCATGATCTCGTCGCGCCACGCCTGGCTGCCCGCCAGCATGCCGTTCAGCACCGATACCACCAGGTACTTGGCGGTGGCGCCCCCCGAGGTGGTGTTGAGGGAAACCGGAGCCGGATGGGTGACGTTGACCAGGGTCCCCGGCGGCGCGATGGTCTCGATGGGCCGGAACAGCCCATGGTTGCGGGGAACATCGTAGGCCACGGTCTCCACGAGGCCTTCGAAGCAGGTGCCGAAGGTGGCGTGGTAGGGCAGATTGACGCCGACGGGCGCCTGGGGGTCGGTGCCGGTGAAGTCGAAGACCATGCGGCTGCCCTGTTTCCTAAGGGTCAGCCTCACGGTCCAGGAGCCCTCCCTGGACTCGATGGCGGCGCTGTCGCTCCACTCGCCGTCCGGGATGTCCTCCAGCCGTTTGCGCAGGGCCCGCTCGGAGTAGTCGATCATCTGGGCGGCCACGGCGTCCATGAGGTCGACGCCGTGGAGGGTGTAGAACTGTCGCATGCGCGACTTGGCCACGCTGTGGCCGGCCAGTTGGCAGTTGATGTCCAGGGCCACCATGTCGGGCCGCCGGGTCATGTTGATCAGGGTGTCGAACACGTCCTTGCGGAGGTTGCCCCGGTCCACCAGCTTGATGCCCGGAATGCGCAGGCCCTCGTGGCAGATCTCCTTGGCTTCGGGAGAATCGCCCCCCGGCGACATGGCGCCGATGTCCATCACGTGGACGAACGACGCGCTCCAGCCGATCAGGCGCCCCTCCACGTGGATGGGGGAAACGACGTAGACGTCCGATTGGTGCACCGCCGAGACGTAGGGATCGTTCAGCAGAAAGACGTCGTCCTCGTTCACCCCGTCATACTCGGCAAAGCGCTCGATGATCCACTTGACCGTGAACCCGGCGCAGGCCACGTGCCAGGGCATGGACTCGCCGGTGGCCAGGATCTCGCCGTCGGCGCGGTAGAGCGAGGCCATGTAGTCGTGCATCTGGGTGGTGTTGACGGTTCCCCCGACGCGCTCGATGGTCGTGCCCATCTCCTTGGCGATGCGCTGGAGCCGGTGCGAGAGGATCTCGAAGGTCACCGGATCCACGGTCCGGCCGTTGTCAGCCATCGTTCTCTCCCCTGGAAAGAGTCGCGGCTCCCCCGGAAAGGGTCGCTTGCGAGCCGACCGTGATCCGGATGTTGCCGATGCCGTCCATCACCGCCCGGTCGCCCGGGTTGATCAGGATCGTCGTGATCGGCGTCTCGATGACGCCGGGCTCGGCGATGACCATGCCCGGCCGCATCCTGGCGATGTCGTACAACACGGTGGGCACGTAGTCGCCGAACTCCTCGAAGTAGACCGGCCGCTGGCCCTTTCGGGCCGCCGCGGCCGCGCCGCCTTCCTCCAGGGGCCGCAGGGCCGGCTTGGGCAGCGCCCCGGACCCGGTGACCCGCAGGGTGACGATCTCCTTGCCGGCCGCCCGGTAGGCCGAGCCCTTGCCGTAGGCCGCCTCGTAGAGCCGGTCGAACCGGGCGTAGACGCCCTCGAGATCCTCGTCGGTCAAGACCGCCTCACCCGGTGGAATCGGCACGTTGATCTCGTGGACCTGGTAGCGGTAGCGCATGTCCACGCTGCGCGCGAGGGTGATGTCCCGGGCGCCGAAACCCGCGTCCTCCAGGCTGCGGCGGACCTTGGACAGGATCGGCGAGAAGGACGCGTTGACCCGGTCGGCGGGCACCGGCACCAGGGTGCGGTCGGAGACCCCTTCCTCGTACACCACGTCCGAGGACACCAGACCCACCGCGCCGTGCACTGACGCGGTGACCGGGATCACCACCTGCTCGATTCCGAGCTCGGCAGCGAACCGGCCGGCGTGCACCGGACAGGCGCCGCCGAAGGCGAACATGGTATCGCCTCGCGGGTCGTGGCCGCGCTGGATGGTGGCGTTTCGGATGAGGTCGCTCATCTGGGCGTTGACGATGCGGTGGATGGCGCCGGCCGCCTCGGTGACGCTCATGCCCAAGGGCCCGGCCACCCTCTCCTCCACCGCCCGCCGGGCGGCTTCCACGTCCAGGGCAATCTGCCCGCCCAGGAAATACCCCGGGTTCAGGTACCCCAGGACCAGGCTCGCGTCGGTGACCGTGGGCTCGGTGCCGCCGCGGTTGTAGCACACCGGCCCGGGCGTGGCCCCGGCGCCCCGGGGGCCGACCTTCAAAAGACCGGTGCCTTCCTCGATCCAGGCGATGCTGCCGCCGCCGGCGCCGATGGATTCCACCCAGATCTTGGGCGACAGCAACCGGTAGCGAAGGAAGATCGGCTGGTAGTCCCGCTCGACGGCGGCATCGCGGATGATGCCGACCTTGAAGGTGGTGCCGCCCATGTCCGCGGCCACGATGTTGTCGATGCCGCTCAGGCTCCCCATGAAGCGGCAGGCGGCGACCCCGGCCGCCGGGCCGGACTCGATGGTTCCCACCGCCTTGCGCACCGAGTCGTCCACGCCCAGGACCCCGCCGTAGGCCTGCATGATCAACGGCTCGCGCCGCAGGCCCCGGTCCGCCAGGATCACGCGCAGGTCGTTGAGGTAGGAGCCGATTCGCGGGCCGATGTAGGCATTGAAGACCGTCGTGGCGGTACGTTCGTATTCCCCCTGGAAGGAAGCCGCCTCGCTGGAGAGGGTTACGAAAAGGTCCGGGTACCGCCGGCGCAGGAGCTCGCCGATCACTCGTTCGTGGCGGTCGTTGGCGATGGACCACAGGAGCGAGACCGCCACCGACTCGACGCCATTGTCCACGAGTTTTCGGATCGCCCGCTCGGCTTCCGCCTCGTCCAGGTCCGCCAGCACCTCCCCTTCGAAATCGACCCGCTCGTTGACCTCGGCGATGAAACGCTTGGGGACCAGGGGTTCGGGCTTGGTGAGCGCCGCCATGTGGTGGGCCTCGGCCTCGGGCAGTCCGGCCACCACGCCGCCGCGCATCATCAGGATGGTGTCGCCGAACCCGGCGGTGGCGATGAGGCCGGTGCGCGCGCCGCTCCGGGTGATCAGCGTGTTATCGCCGATGGTGCAGGCGTGGTAGAAGAGCCGGGTGGCGCTCAGCAGCCCGCGCTCGTCCGCCATGCCGAGATGGTGCGCCGCGTCCCGCACCGCGTCGAGCACGCCCAGGGCGAAATTGTCCGGCGTCGAGGAAGCCTTGCCCAGGGTCATGGTCCCCTCGCCGCTGACCGCGACGCAATCGGTGAAGGTCCCGCCGATGTCGACGCCGACGATGTAGGAGTCGCTCACGCTCAGGACACTAGTTCCCGCGCAGTTTCTTGGCGAGCTTCCGGGAAACCTTCCGGTAGAAGTACGCGTTCTTCACCACGTTCTGGTCGGTGCCGAAGTAGATCTTGGCGCCGGCGGCGCGCTTGCTCTCCACCAGCTTGTTGAGCTGAGAACCGTCGCGGAACGGTGAATCGCGCCCGATGACCTTCCAGATGGTGTCTTGGCCCTGCTTGGTCAGCATGTAGACGGACAGCAGCTTGGCGAGATTGGGATGCGCGCTCGTCTTGGGCACGCTGGCCTCGCTCGCGGTGCCCGACATGAAGTCGTCCATGGTGGTGTAGTCTACCGGGGCCCCCTTGGCCTTGAGTCGCGAATAGGCCACCGGCTTGGTGTCGAAGGCGAAGATCGGAAACTCGCCCGTGGCCACGCGGTTCTGGACTCCCGTTCGGGTCGTGCCGATGATGGTGCCGTTGGCGACCATGGCGTCGACGATGCGCGTGGCTTCTTCCTCACCCAGATGGATCGCCGCCTCGACCCAGCCCACGGCAAAGACCGTGGTGCCGATCTTGCCCTTGTACCTGGGGTTGGTGAAGTCCTTGTAGGACTTCGGCAAGTCCTTGGCCTTCACGAGGTTCGTGTTGTAGCCGATGATGTGGATGGAGGCGCCGATGACCACGGCGGCGCCGTTGATGCCCACCTCCTCGTCCTTGAGGCCCGGCATGAGCTTTTTCCAGTCCACCCGCAGGAGCGCTCCGGCCTGATCCGACGGGATCTGCTGGCGCGACGGGGCAAAGAAGATGTCGGTGCTGGCGGCGCGTCCGGTCTTGACCTCGTCGATCATCCGCGGCATCAGCTTCGACGCGCTCGGTCCGGGGGTCGCCTTGAGACGTACGTTGATGCCGTAGGTCTTGTTGAGCCCCTTCTGGAGGGCCGCCATGAGCCGCGGCGAGTGCCAGTCGCCGGAACCGAAGACGTTCAGCTCGCCTTCCTTTTGCGCCGCGGCGACGAGTTGCTTGAGCGCGTCGCCGCCCGTCTGCGCGGCCGCCCCGGTGATGAAGGCGAGCAACATCCCGACCGCCATGGCCATGACGGCGGCGCGCCGCCGAAGAAGACCCTTCTCGGATCGCCCGGAAAGAACTTTCATTGTCGTTGCCTCCAAAGAATCACTGCAGCCTTTCGCCACTTCGAGGAACTGGGCTATGCATATTTTGAGCCGGGGCGCGTTGTCAACCGTGACGCGAAGCATCGCATCAGAGGTCGAACTCGTACAGCCTCTCCCAAGGTACGAGACTGCCGTCCGAACGCTCCTGCGTTTGGTTGCCCCCGTAGGCCACCAGCACGGAGCAGGGCCGGCCCAATCCCGCGAGATGGCTCCGGACCCTGCGGGTGCCCCCAAAGAGAGCGGACGACGGCGTCTCGGCCGACTTGGCTTCCACCAGGGTGACGCCGGACGGGTCCTCGATGACGAGATCGACTTCGGCCCCGTTGCGATCCCGGTAGAACGAAAGGCCCCTCGTCTCGCCCCGGTTCGCGCGGCTTTTGGCGATCTCGGAAACCACCCAGGTCTCGAAAATCGCACCGCGAAGAGGATGTGCGCGAAGTTGCTCGGGGGTACGGATGCCGAGTATCCAGCAAAGAAGCCCCGTGTCGTAGAAGTGCAGCTTGGGCATCTTCACCAGGCGCTTGCGCAGATTCGCGTGAAACCCCGGCAGACGAAACACCACGAAACTGGTCTCCAATATGCTGAGCCAAGCCTTGGCGGTCGGTTGGGACACGCCGCAGTCATCAGCCAGCGAGGAGTAGTTGAGCAACTGCGAGGTACGGCCGGCGCAAAGTTCGAGAAAGCGCTGGAATGCAGTGAGATCGCCCACGTTGGCGATGGTGCGGACGTCGCGTTCGATATAAGTCGCCACGTAGGATCGCAGCCAATCCGCGGGGTCAAGTTGCTGATCGAAAATGCGTGGGTATCCGCCGGTCAGGAGCGCCGCGTCAAGGCTCTGGGGATGATACGGAAAGCGCACGACCTCGCCCCGGTGCAATGGCAACAGATTGTAGACCGCCGTCCTGCCGGCCAGGGACTGGCTCACCGATTCCAGGAGCGAGAGATTTTGTGAACCGGTAAGAATCCAGTGCCCGGGTGCCGGGTCTTCATCGATGAAGACCTGGAGGTAGGAAAGCAACTCCGGGACGCGCTGGACCTCGTCGATGACGGCCCCTTCGGGGAACTGTGCCAGGAAGCCGCGAGGATCCTCGTTGGCGAAGGCGCGCACGTCGGGAGCCTCCAGGCTCGCGTAGGGGTGTTGCGGGAACACCGCACGGCACAAGGTCGTCTTGCCACTCTGCCGCGGACCGGTGAGGGTAATGGCCGGCGAGGTTCGCCCTGCGTTCCTGAGCTTGGAGGCGAGGTCTCGGTCAATCATGACAAAGACCGAGCATACCACAAATTTAGGCTATTTCAAAATCTGATTTTTAATTGGCCTAGTTTGTTCAGGTGCGATACCGCTTCGGCGGCTGAGGGCTATTGACGGGATTGGTGTCGTGCTTCGCCAGCGCGATCACCACCGCGCCACCCACCAGGGGTTCTAGCTCCGCCTCCAGGGCATCGGCCTTGGCCTTGGCATAGACCTCGTCGCCGTCCACGTGGAGCGTAAACGACCTGAGGTACTTCGCCTTCTTGGCGGCGTCCTCGATGGTGGCCTTGGTCCAGGCGTAGAGCGGGTACTTGTCCACGCCCTGCCGTTCCGCTTCGGCGCAGTAGCCGGCGAAGGCGTCGTACTGGCATTGCAGCGCCGCGTTGTGGCGGGCCAGTATATTTCGCAGGGGACGCAGACCTGGATGGTCGTTTCCTGCCCGAGCGGGCTCGGCGACGTCATCGGCCAGATTGACGCGCAACTGATACAGCCACTCGCCGCTCCCTGTTCCGGAAATCTCCTCTGGCACTGCTGGTTTCCTCCGGTTCCAAGTCTCCCATGAAGCGGGCCGCCGACTCAATCCGCCCAAGGCCCCTGCCCTCACTCCCGCCCCAGCGTCTCCCTTGCCACGAACGCCAGCCCGGCGGCGGCGCCCAGGAGGATGGGGGCATAGAAGAGGAACGCCCTGCCCGCGCTGAAGGCGTCGGCGAGCCAGCCGCCCACCAGCGGACCCATGACGGCGCCGGACTCGCCCACGGTGCGGCGCAGGCCCTGGAGCCTGCCCCGGGCGCTCTCGGGAATGACGTCGTAGGTGGACACCGACAGCGCCCCCAGGGACATGCCCTGGGCGAGGCCGATGAGCACCATGATGGCCACCAGTTGTGGCAGGGTCGCGGCGAAGGGCAAGGCCAGGAACGCGATACCCGGGAGCGCGGTGCTGGGGACGCTGGCGTACTTGCGGCCCACGCGGTCGGTGATGAACCCGGCGGGCAGGATCATGAGCAGAACGAACAGGCCAGAGACGCCGAAGAGGCTCCCGACTTGCGCGGCGGAGAAGCCCAGCTCCACGCCGGCGAAGAGCGGCAGCATGCCTTGCAGGGTGGTGCGGTACATCTGCATGCTGAAAGTGGCGATCACCAGCACGACGAAGGTGGCGCGCAGATGCGGCAGCACGTCCGACACCTTTCCCCACCAGGCGATCTTGCCGACCCTGCCGCGAACCGTGTCGCGGCGCGCCAGGAGCGCGGTCACGAGCACGAGCGCGGCGGCGCCCGCGTACGACAGGAAGACCGCGCGGAAACCCACCCACTGGGCGACGATGCCGCCCAGCACCGGGCCGATGGCGGTGCCCGCGGACTTGACCCCCATGAAGCCGCTCAGGAGCCGTCCGCGCTGGCGCTGCTCCACCATCTCGACGCCGGACACCTCCCGCGCCATGCTCCACACGCTGTCGCCCACGCCGGCGAGGAACTGCCCGAGGAAGAGCAGCACGAACCAGGGCGTGACCGCGGTGGTGAAGGCGCCGCACAGCACCAGGGCGCTTCCCGCCAGCATGGCGGCCTTGGCGCCGTAGCGGTCGATGAGCAGGCCCGCGGGAATGAGCACGACGGTGCGTCCCAGGGCGTGGGCGGTGACCACTTGCACGGCCAGGCCGGCCGACACGCCGAAGGAGGCCGCCAGCAGCGGAATGGTCGGGAACACCATGCCGTGCCCCAGGCTCATGAGCAGGACCGTACTGTACAGGAGAGCCAGACTGCCGGGCCGTGCGCCCGTCATCGGAAGAGAACCTCGGGGCCGGCGAGGATCAGGGTTTGGCCCCCCCGTAAAGGGAGAGGCCGGAGCTTTTCTGGTGACACGTCACGTCCTGGAAGCCGGCGCTCCGGAACCACGCGACCTGGTCCTCCATCGTGGCCGAGCCGCGATCGAGGTTGAAGAAGCGCCCGCCCGAGCGCAGGCGCCCGAAGATCTCCTCGTAGATGTCCTTGATGACGTCCCCCACGCGGACGTTGTGGATGGCGTTGCACGACACCACCAGGTCGAACTCGCCCTCGGCCACGCGGCTCCAGTCCTTCTTGCTGAAGTCGGAGACGACGTACTCGAACCGCCCTTCGAGCTCCTTCATGCGCTGGCCGCCCAGGTCCGCCATGGCCGCGGAGCCGTCATGGCACACCGCCGTAGCGCCGGGGAAAGTCTCCAGGAGATACTTGCTGAGGGCGCCGTAGCCGCACCCCACGTCCATGAACCGAAACGCCGCGTCGCCGTCGAACGGCACCAGCTCGGCCATGAGCGCGAACTGCCGCGCCCGCAGAGTCTCGTTGCGCCGCTGGCGCTGAGCCCAATCCTCGACGTATTCTGGAGAGTTCCAATCGTGTTGCCGCAACGGATCGGTGATCTGTGCCATGACTTCTTTCGACCTCCTCTGGGATGGCTCGCCGGCTGAACCGTGTCAGGTGGCGGGGTGGATCGTGAACAGGCGCGGACAGGCTCGATGACCTGTGCCTCGTGCTGGACACGCGCTGGGGTGGAACCCGGCCCTGTATGGACTTAGACGATAAGTGCGTGGATGTCCAGGTTGACAGCCGAAGTGGGCGGTGCCTATAGATTCCACGGAACCCGCGCCATTTCGACGCGACGGCACCGGCCCCTCAGCCGGCCCGGAGACCGATGCATGACAAGCGCACCCAGGGACGTCGAGGCCGCCCTCAACCTCAGGACCTTCATCGACCGTCTCAAGCAGGCGGGAAAGCTCAAGGAGGTGCGGGAGGCGCACTGGAACCTGGAGATCGGCGCGCTCACCGAGATCAGCGCGGAAGCGGAAGAGCGCTCCGCGCTCCTGTTCGACTCCATTCCGGATTTTCCCCAGGGCTACCGCGTCCTGAGCAACGTCCTGCGCTCGCCCGAGTCCGACGCCCTGGCCCTGGGCATGCCGCCGGACGTGCGCGGCATGGAACTGGTGCGGTCCATGAAGGGACGGCTGCAGAACCTCGAGCCCATCCCGCCCGCGGAGATCGGCGAGTCCCCGCTGCTCGAAAACGTCGCCTTCGACGGCGACGTCGACGTGCTCAAGTTCCCGACCCCCAAGTGGCACGCGGACGACGGCGGACGCTACATCGGCACGTTCACCGCCACCGTGTGCCGCGATCCCGATACCGGCTACGTCAACGTCGGCACGTACCGCGTGCAGGTCCACGACGAGAACACGATGGGCGTGTGGATGATTCCCGGAAAGCACGGCGATCTCATCGCCCGCAAGTACTGGGCGCGGGGCGAGAGTTGCCCGGTGGCCGTCGTATGCGGGCTGCCGCCCGGCATGATGACCGCGAGCGCCGTGGGCATTCCCTGGAACATGAGCGAGTACGACTTTCTCGGCGGCCTGCTGGAGACCCCGGTGCCGGTCATCAAGGGGAGCCGGACGGGCCTCCCGGTGCCGGCCTTCGCGGACATCGTGTTCGAAGGCCACATTCCGCCGCCCGAGCAGGAGACCCACGAGGAGGGACCGTTCGGCGAGTGGCCGGGATACTACGCCTCGGGGTCGCGGCAAGCCCCGGTGGTGAAGGTGGAGGCCGTCTATCACCGCGACGACCCCATCATCACCGGCGATCCCCCACTGCGGACCTTCCTCAACAGCGAAACCCACAAGTACATCCGCTCGGCCAACATCTGGTCGTCCCTGGAACGCGCCGGCATCCCCGAGGTGCAGGGCGTGTGGTTCCCGCGCCAGGGACGGTTCATGGTGACCGTGGCCATCAAGCAACGCTACTCGGGCCACGCCAAGCAGGCGGGGTACGGCGTCCTCGCCACGCGCGACGGCGGGCGCGACGTGCGCATGGTCATCGTGGTGGACGAGGACGTGGACATCACCAACATGGGCGAGGTGCTGTGGGCCATGTCCACGCGTTGGGACCCCCGGAGCGACTCCGAGATCCTCGACGTGGCCGCGAGCATCCTGAACCCGAGGCTTTCGCCGGAAGACAAGCAGCGCCGGGAGCTGACCAGCTCCTGCATGGTCGTGGACGCATGCCGGCCCTACAGTTGGAAGGACGCCTTCCCCAAGATCTCGGCCGTGAGCGCCGAGTACAAGGCCGAGGTCCGGGCAAAATGGGCGGACCGGCTGTGACGCAAGGTCACGGTCAACCCCGGTTTCGCTGGCACCCTCACGCCCGACACGCGCGTCGGAAGGCTTGAGGAGACCGTATGGAAACGCAGACCGCGGCAGGCAACGGCGTGGAGGGTGTCTGGCACGAGTTGGTGGAGCTGGTGAACGGGCAGTTCGAGACCCCGCCCTTCCGCCGGCTGCTGGGCGTCCGCTTCACCCAGGCCCGCGCCCAGGCCCTGTCCATCCAGATGAAGCACTACGTGGCCAACCGGCGGGACTGCTGGGGGTTCGTGGCGGGCGCATCGCCGCTTAGCGTGAAACGGCTGGTCTGGGAGCACGAGGGCGAGGAGCTCATGGGCGACAAGACCGCGGGCAAGGTCGACCACATCACCCTTGCGGTGCGGGAGGGCAAGATCTTCGGGCTCGACCCGGAGGACTTCGAGCGCGTGCGCCCGCTGGACGCGGCCACGGCATGCTTCTACGCGTGGATCCATCTGGCCAAGGACCGCCCCTGGCGCGAGGCGGTGGCGGCGTCGGCGGTGCTGGAAATGCGCAATTCCGACGAACTGGTGCGCGGCGGATCGCTGTCCTACCGCGTCGGCAAGAACCTGGAACGGGACCTGGGTATTCCGCTGAAGCACCAGATCAACAACGCCGAGCACGTGACCGCCGACATCGAGCACGGCCAGCTCCTGCTAGCCGTGGCGCGGGAGCACTGCCATACCCAGGAAGATCAGCAGGCGCTGCTGCGCGGGGCGCGGGAAAGCCTCGTCATCGACCGCGCCTACCGGGAACAGCTCGTCAACATGATGGAGGCGCTGGACTAGAAGCTCGTTCATTCGGAACGCCGGGCGGCCTCGCCGGATCGCGTCAAGCAGAGCCTTGACCAGGCTCTCGGGGGCCGCGCCACAGGAGACGGAGACATGCCCGATATCGCCAAGCTCAAGAGCACGCTGAACGAGATGTGCAACCGCCAGTACGGGACCGACGAGTTCCAGGACCTGCTGACGCTGCCCTGGACCATGGAGCGGGGACGCTACTACGTCGTGCAGAACGCCATCTACACGAAGAACCGGCGGGACTGCTGGGCCTACGTCCAGGCCGCGGCGCCGCTCGACGTGAAGTCCCTCGTTTGGCAGCACGAAAGCGACGAGCTGATCAACGACCCGCGCTGCGACATGGACCATTACACGCTAACGGTCAAGCAGGGTGAGGTCATCGGCCTGACGCAGGAAGACTTCGACAACGCGGAGCTCCCGCCCATGGCCCAGGCGGCCTTCATGGCGTGGCACCTCATCGCCATCAAGGGGCCGTGGCTGGCCTCGTTCACCTCCTCCCAGATGCTGGAGCGGCGCAACAACCCCGAGATCATCACCGACGGCGGCATGTCCTACCGCATCGGCAAGAAGTTCGAGAACGAACTGGGCATCAGCCTCAAACGGATGATCTCGCTGAACGTCCACTCCACCGCCGACACCGAACACTCGGACATGATGGACGGGGTCTACGACCGGCACGTGCGCACTCAGGAGGACTACGACACGGTGCTGCGCGCCGCCAAGCAGTGCATGGCCATCGACCGCGCCTACCGCGGCGGCCTGGCCTACGTCATGCAGCGCATCGAGGGTTGACCGGTTCGCCAAGGAGACGACCATGAGCCTCGAAGACCTGAACAAGGATCTGGCCACCAAGCGTTTGGCGGGTTTCTGGGCTTCCAACATCACGGACAACGACGGCGAGGTCCTGGAGCCGCGCACCACCGTGGTCCCCTACCTGTGGAAGTGGGGCGACATCTACGACGGGCTGCTGCAGGCCGGCGAACTGGTAAGCCTGGAACAGTCG is from Deltaproteobacteria bacterium and encodes:
- a CDS encoding MFS transporter gives rise to the protein MTGARPGSLALLYSTVLLMSLGHGMVFPTIPLLAASFGVSAGLAVQVVTAHALGRTVVLIPAGLLIDRYGAKAAMLAGSALVLCGAFTTAVTPWFVLLFLGQFLAGVGDSVWSMAREVSGVEMVEQRQRGRLLSGFMGVKSAGTAIGPVLGGIVAQWVGFRAVFLSYAGAAALVLVTALLARRDTVRGRVGKIAWWGKVSDVLPHLRATFVVLVIATFSMQMYRTTLQGMLPLFAGVELGFSAAQVGSLFGVSGLFVLLMILPAGFITDRVGRKYASVPSTALPGIAFLALPFAATLPQLVAIMVLIGLAQGMSLGALSVSTYDVIPESARGRLQGLRRTVGESGAVMGPLVGGWLADAFSAGRAFLFYAPILLGAAAGLAFVARETLGRE
- a CDS encoding methyltransferase domain-containing protein — protein: MAQITDPLRQHDWNSPEYVEDWAQRQRRNETLRARQFALMAELVPFDGDAAFRFMDVGCGYGALSKYLLETFPGATAVCHDGSAAMADLGGQRMKELEGRFEYVVSDFSKKDWSRVAEGEFDLVVSCNAIHNVRVGDVIKDIYEEIFGRLRSGGRFFNLDRGSATMEDQVAWFRSAGFQDVTCHQKSSGLSLYGGAKP
- a CDS encoding UbiD family decarboxylase, with the protein product MTSAPRDVEAALNLRTFIDRLKQAGKLKEVREAHWNLEIGALTEISAEAEERSALLFDSIPDFPQGYRVLSNVLRSPESDALALGMPPDVRGMELVRSMKGRLQNLEPIPPAEIGESPLLENVAFDGDVDVLKFPTPKWHADDGGRYIGTFTATVCRDPDTGYVNVGTYRVQVHDENTMGVWMIPGKHGDLIARKYWARGESCPVAVVCGLPPGMMTASAVGIPWNMSEYDFLGGLLETPVPVIKGSRTGLPVPAFADIVFEGHIPPPEQETHEEGPFGEWPGYYASGSRQAPVVKVEAVYHRDDPIITGDPPLRTFLNSETHKYIRSANIWSSLERAGIPEVQGVWFPRQGRFMVTVAIKQRYSGHAKQAGYGVLATRDGGRDVRMVIVVDEDVDITNMGEVLWAMSTRWDPRSDSEILDVAASILNPRLSPEDKQRRELTSSCMVVDACRPYSWKDAFPKISAVSAEYKAEVRAKWADRL
- a CDS encoding iron-containing redox enzyme family protein; this translates as METQTAAGNGVEGVWHELVELVNGQFETPPFRRLLGVRFTQARAQALSIQMKHYVANRRDCWGFVAGASPLSVKRLVWEHEGEELMGDKTAGKVDHITLAVREGKIFGLDPEDFERVRPLDAATACFYAWIHLAKDRPWREAVAASAVLEMRNSDELVRGGSLSYRVGKNLERDLGIPLKHQINNAEHVTADIEHGQLLLAVAREHCHTQEDQQALLRGARESLVIDRAYREQLVNMMEALD
- a CDS encoding iron-containing redox enzyme family protein, whose protein sequence is MPDIAKLKSTLNEMCNRQYGTDEFQDLLTLPWTMERGRYYVVQNAIYTKNRRDCWAYVQAAAPLDVKSLVWQHESDELINDPRCDMDHYTLTVKQGEVIGLTQEDFDNAELPPMAQAAFMAWHLIAIKGPWLASFTSSQMLERRNNPEIITDGGMSYRIGKKFENELGISLKRMISLNVHSTADTEHSDMMDGVYDRHVRTQEDYDTVLRAAKQCMAIDRAYRGGLAYVMQRIEG